CGACCATCGCGTGGCGTGTTTCCGTCGTTCGTCTGTTTCTTGGCCTTCCGTGATCTCCTCAAAAGCCTCATCAACCTTTGGGATCTCCTCGGGATGCAGCGCAAGCTTTGCAATCCTGGCTTCGTAGTAGATTGGGACCGTCGCCTTATCTTCGACCGCACGTAAGACGTCATAGACGTCAATGTAGTCGCCGAAAAGCGCCCGCGTATTCCGATCGGTCAGCTCGACCGGCGTGCCCGTAAAACCGATTCTCAGCGCGTTAGGCAGCGCGTCCTGGAGATGTTTGGCAAAGCCGTATTTCGTCTCGCCCGTCGTTTCGTCGATATGGCCCTCAAGGCCGTATTGGCTCCGGTGAGCTTCGTCGGCGATAACGATGATGTTACTGCGATCGCTCAGTTGCGGAAAGTGCTCCTCTCCCTCAAGCGTCGTGAACTTTTGAATGGTTGAAAACACGATGCCGCCGCCGGCCACGCGCAATTTAGATCGCAAGTCATCACGTTCTGCGGCGTGCTCGGGCGTCTGGCGCAGAAACTGGGCGCAGCGGAAGAACTGCTCAAACAGTTGGTCGTCGAGATCGTTGCGGTCGGTAACCAGCAGAAGCGTCGGATTCGCCAGTTCCGGCTCTTGGGCGATCTTGCCAGCAAAAAACGCCATTGAAAGGCTCTTGCCACTGCCCTGGGTATGCCAAAAGACCCCGATCCGTCGATCGCCATCAATGGCGCGAATCGTTTCGGCCACCGCCTTATTCACCGCGTAATACTGATGATACGCCGCCAAAATCTTATTTGGCGGTGTCGTTGCCTCGAAAAACGTGAAGTACCGAATGAGATCGAGAAAAATATGCTTGTGGAATACTTCAGCTATCAACGTATCAAGCTCGATCGCCGATTTGCCGCCATCTGGCCGCTTCCAGACGCTAAAGCGTTCAAACGGCGCAGTAAGCGAACCTATCCGCGCCTGTGTGCCGTCGGAGATGACCGTGATCCCCGTGTACGCTAGCAGCCCTGGAACCTCGACCTTATACGTCTCGATCTGTCGAAAGGCGCCGGCGACAGTAGCTTTCTCCCCCGTCGGACTCTTAAATTCAAAGATCGCTAGGGGTAGACCATTAACGAAGATAAGGAGGTCCGGCCGGCGTTCGCTGGCGTTTTCTTTAATAGTGAACTGGTTGACTGCAAGCCAGTCATTGGAATCTGGATTCTCGAAATCGATCAGTCTGGCCCGATCATAGCGCATCCTGCCCGCACCGTCGCTATACTCGACCTCTACGCCGTCGATAAAAAATCGATGGAAGCGTTGATTGTTCAAAACGACGTCGGTGGTTTCATGGACGCTGACCTTACGCAAGGCGTGCTCTAATGCGATCGCCGGAATCGTCGGATTCAGCCGCTGGAGCGCGGAACGCAGGCGCCCGACAAGAACGGAATCGCGGAAAGTGACCCGCTCTTCATTGATACCACCCGGGGCGATTACCGACCCGTGCAAATACGCGTAGTCGCGATCCTTCAGAAGGTCGATGGCGTATTGTTCAACCGCATCTTCGTCGAGATAACTGGACATTCAGGCAGATTGTTCAACCATGCGTTCGGTGTCGATTGCGCAGATTTCGCCTGAAACGAGTTTGGGGAGCAAAGCGTCGCGTAGAGCAGCCAGCGTGCGAGATTCATGGATGCCAGCGACAATGCGGTCTACCATTGGACTCACCAGTGCAGCGAATGATTTAGCGACAACCGCGGGCGGGAGCACGACTTCATAACGAGCGATGTGCTCCCAAGCAGCTCTGGGCATCTTTGTCCCCGTCGAACACATCTCAGTATGAGTTATTAGTGCATCGCTGCAAAGATGCATCATTACAAACCCGTACCACTCGGAGCAAGCAGCGTCAGCGACAAGGATGTCGGTCGAGCACACACCATCGAGTGGTGCAACACCCACCTTGTGGAAATACGGACGTAGTTTCCCGAAGAGTAACTCACGATGCCTAAATACAAACTTATTACTCTCTAATCCGTTGCCTTGACTCCAGTCGCATAGAGAGAGGCTGCGACGCGGCATATGCTCAAGTCCAATGTAGGGAGTACCATCTTTGATATCGTTAGCTGATATGCCGCGACGAAGATTAACGGCTACCTCACCTAACGAACCAGCTCTCCATCCAGTGGGGACTTCCCGTGCTCCGGAATCTTCGAAAGAGTCTGGAAACATTGCCGCAACGTTCACCGGCAGAGCCGTGTCACGTCCTTCGGCTTTCGCTCGCACGGGATCGAAATCGATAAACCACGATTTGAATAGCGCCCGCGCAATGGCTTCGAGCGTCGCGCTCATCTTGCGATTAAGCTCGATCTTGTCGTCGAGTGCGTCCAATACTCGCGCGATTGCGCGTTGTTCTGTAGTCGGCGGTAGGGCAATCGTCATCTGCCGCAAATGCGTGGGGCCGTAATGCTTCAGAACGCTGCCGGATGCCATTCGCTCCGCCTGAACGGCGAAAAGCCGCGACTTCAAAAAGTGTCGCAGAAAGCTTCGTTCAAGGCATTCTATCTTCGGTCGCATGCGTATTATCCCGGTGTACGCAATGGAGCCGCATGTTTCAGGCGAAACTTCGCTGACCATGCCGATGCTGGCGCTTGTGCTTACTAGAAGATCTTCAGCCTTGAGGCGAAAGTGCGCCCACCGGTTCTCAACCATGCTAGGATCAAGACGATCAGCGCCGTCCAAGGTGGCAAATCTTCCTTGAATCGACTTCAATCGCAGAAGCGGCACGCCAGACTCACGGAAGTCCTTAGCCAGAATGCCGGGCCCCTCTTGGAAGTCGACCGCATCCAAAAATGTTAATAAGGTCCAGTGGGCAGGCAAAGCGGTGAAGAGCTCACTGTTTAACCTACTGGATTGCAAATCCGACCCTCTTTAACGCTTCTGCAACTTCAGAATCGAGTTTTTCCGATAGCGACCGCTGCTCGCGGAGCCTCGAAGTAAGGCGACTGATCTTGTCGGCAAACGGCTCGTCATGGTCATCAAGTTCTTCCGTCCCAACGTAACGGCCCGGCGTCAACGCATACCCATGATTCCGAACTTCGTCGAGCGTCGAGGCCTTGCAGAATCCCGGAAGGTCCGCGTGGCCGCCGTCGTCCGATCGCCATGCGTGGTAGGCTCCGGCTATACGATCGATATCCTCGTCGCGTAATGCACGATGCGTCCGATCGGTCATCACGCCGAGCTTTCGGGCGTCGATGAAGAGAATCTGACTGGTGCGATCACGAAACCTATGATTACGACGATCGCGTGACAGAACCCAGACGCAGACCGGGATCTGCGTCGTGTAGAAGAGCTGACCGGGTAAGGCGACGACGCAATCGACGAGGCCGCCGTGCTCGGCTTCGACTAACCCTTTCCGAATGTCGCCTTCGCCACTTTGGTTTGACGACATGGCGCCGTTGGCCATAACGAACGCGGCAACGCCGTTCGGAGCCAAGTGAAAGGCGAAGTGCTGGATCCAGGCATAGTTGGAGTTACCGACCGGCGGTATACCGTATTTCCAGCGCTTGTCGTGGCGCAGGCCCTGGCCGCCCCAGTCACTGTCGTTAAAGGGCGGATTGGCAAGA
This Candidatus Eremiobacterota bacterium DNA region includes the following protein-coding sequences:
- a CDS encoding type I restriction endonuclease subunit R produces the protein MSSYLDEDAVEQYAIDLLKDRDYAYLHGSVIAPGGINEERVTFRDSVLVGRLRSALQRLNPTIPAIALEHALRKVSVHETTDVVLNNQRFHRFFIDGVEVEYSDGAGRMRYDRARLIDFENPDSNDWLAVNQFTIKENASERRPDLLIFVNGLPLAIFEFKSPTGEKATVAGAFRQIETYKVEVPGLLAYTGITVISDGTQARIGSLTAPFERFSVWKRPDGGKSAIELDTLIAEVFHKHIFLDLIRYFTFFEATTPPNKILAAYHQYYAVNKAVAETIRAIDGDRRIGVFWHTQGSGKSLSMAFFAGKIAQEPELANPTLLLVTDRNDLDDQLFEQFFRCAQFLRQTPEHAAERDDLRSKLRVAGGGIVFSTIQKFTTLEGEEHFPQLSDRSNIIVIADEAHRSQYGLEGHIDETTGETKYGFAKHLQDALPNALRIGFTGTPVELTDRNTRALFGDYIDVYDVLRAVEDKATVPIYYEARIAKLALHPEEIPKVDEAFEEITEGQETDERRKHATRWSQIEALVGAERRMKEVAKDLVAHFEQRQASFNFDGKAMFVTMSRRIAVDLYDAILALRPDWGNAEDSKGRIKVVMTGSAADPMEMQPHLRNRPRRKAIEKRFKDASDPLQLVIVRDMWLTGFDVPSLHTIYIDKPMRGHSLMQAIARVNRVFRDKPGGLVVDYIGIATELKNALATYVASGGTGDPIQDERDAVVALQREYEVVRDMFHGFAYLQYLDGPPATKLAGLNEAADFILGVEGLRSRFLEGVLRVLRVFALASTSDLGRALSDEVAFFRGVRATIVKATPPGAQSAEDVDLALQQLVSEAVATQGVVDVLAQAGIKRPDISVFSDDFLAEIKDLPQKNLAQQMLQRLLRQEIKVREKSNAVQARKFSEMLEEAVRRYDNRSIDTVQLIERLIEFAKELRDDPKRAEQLGLTEEEVAFYDALADNESAVEVLGDDALRTIARELVKNLRENITIDWNLRESARAGLQVSVKRLLRRYGYPPDKTDKATNQVLMQASLFGDQWAA
- a CDS encoding restriction endonuclease subunit S yields the protein MQSSRLNSELFTALPAHWTLLTFLDAVDFQEGPGILAKDFRESGVPLLRLKSIQGRFATLDGADRLDPSMVENRWAHFRLKAEDLLVSTSASIGMVSEVSPETCGSIAYTGIIRMRPKIECLERSFLRHFLKSRLFAVQAERMASGSVLKHYGPTHLRQMTIALPPTTEQRAIARVLDALDDKIELNRKMSATLEAIARALFKSWFIDFDPVRAKAEGRDTALPVNVAAMFPDSFEDSGAREVPTGWRAGSLGEVAVNLRRGISANDIKDGTPYIGLEHMPRRSLSLCDWSQGNGLESNKFVFRHRELLFGKLRPYFHKVGVAPLDGVCSTDILVADAACSEWYGFVMMHLCSDALITHTEMCSTGTKMPRAAWEHIARYEVVLPPAVVAKSFAALVSPMVDRIVAGIHESRTLAALRDALLPKLVSGEICAIDTERMVEQSA